The window TCTTCACGATCTCGCTTTCCACCGATGTGCGCGCCGTCGCGTTGAGTTTTGCGATAATTTCCGGCGGTGTGCCCTTCGGCGCGAACAATCCGTTCCAGCCCTGTGCCTCGAATTCCGGCAGACCGGCTTGCGCCGAGGTCGGCAGGTCCGGCAAGGACGCCAGCCGCACCGTGGAGCCGACCACGAGGCCGCGCACCAGCTTGTCGTCGATCGCCTGCGACACCGAGGCCGCGGCGTCGCAGATGCCGTCGATCTGGCCGCCGATGGCGTCGGTCAGGGCCGGCGCGGCGCCACGATAGCCGACCAGCGTGACGTCAATGCCCGCGGCCTGCACGAAGCTCTTGCAGATCAGGTAGTTCGACGAACCGATGCCGGCATGGCCGAGGTTGATCTTGCCGGGATTGGCTTTCGCGTAGGCAATGAAGTCCTTCAGCGTCGCCGCCGGAAAATCCTTGCGCAGCGCGACGATGCCGAAGGTCTTTGCCACCATCGCGATCGGCGCAAAGGAATCCGGCGTGAACGGCAGTTTTGGATAGATGGTGTAGGTCGCCGCACTGGTGCCGGCATTGCCGATGGCGATGGTATAGCCGTCGGGATCAGCGCGCGACGCCCGCGCCAGCGCGGTCGAGCCGCCGGCGCCGGCGACGTTCTCGATGATGACCGCCTGTCCCAGCGCCACGGCCATCTGCTCGGCAACGGCGCGGGCGATCACGTCCGAGGTGCCGCCGGCCGCGAACGGCACGATCATGGTGATGGGATGTTTGGGGAAATCCTGCGCGCGCGCAGACGTGGCGAAGACAGCAACCAACCCAAATGCCGCAGCGAGTTTCAGCAACCGCACCACACTCATGCCGCGTGC is drawn from Nitrobacteraceae bacterium AZCC 2146 and contains these coding sequences:
- a CDS encoding tripartite-type tricarboxylate transporter receptor subunit TctC (product_source=COG3181; cath_funfam=3.40.190.10; cleavage_site_network=SignalP-noTM; cog=COG3181; pfam=PF03401; superfamily=53850), with protein sequence MSVVRLLKLAAAFGLVAVFATSARAQDFPKHPITMIVPFAAGGTSDVIARAVAEQMAVALGQAVIIENVAGAGGSTALARASRADPDGYTIAIGNAGTSAATYTIYPKLPFTPDSFAPIAMVAKTFGIVALRKDFPAATLKDFIAYAKANPGKINLGHAGIGSSNYLICKSFVQAAGIDVTLVGYRGAAPALTDAIGGQIDGICDAAASVSQAIDDKLVRGLVVGSTVRLASLPDLPTSAQAGLPEFEAQGWNGLFAPKGTPPEIIAKLNATARTSVESEIVKKRFADLSTVAPDPNEHTPDVLQQLVTRDVAKYRDLLATK